Proteins from a single region of Ochotona princeps isolate mOchPri1 chromosome 27, mOchPri1.hap1, whole genome shotgun sequence:
- the P3H3 gene encoding prolyl 3-hydroxylase 3 — protein MLRFLRLLLLLLLPPPGSPEPLGLAPLSPGGPPQAPDLLYADGLRAYAEGAWAQAVALLREALRSQAALGRARRDCGTSCAAEPGAALPAAPGPDAPQGSWEPQLLRAALRRAECLTQCAARRLGPGGAARLRVGSALRDAFRRREPYNYLQRAYYQLKKLDLAAAAAHTFFVANPTHLQMREDMAKYRRMSAIRPQSFRDLETPPHWSAYDSGLELLGRQEAELALPQLEEALQASLAQMESCRAGCQGAEEQQEAEEEEEEGSGDQGGLYEAIAGHWIRVLQCRQRCVGDTATRPGRTFPVPDFLPSQLRRLHEAYAQVGNLSQAVENVLSVLLFYPEDEVAKKALSQYQAELGEPRPGLGPREDIQRFVLRSLGEKRQLYYAMEHLGHTFKDPDAWTPEAFVPEALRAKMREDQEKRTWDHEPPQPKPMTYWKDVLLLEGVTLTQDARQLNGSERAVLDGLLTPAECGVLLQLAKDAAGAGARSGYGGRRSPHTPHERFEGLTVLKAAQLARAGTVDSQGPKLLLEVSERVRTLTQAYFSPERPLHLSFTHLVCRSAIEGEQEQRMDLSHPVHADNCFLDPDTGECWREPPAYTFRDYSGVLYLNDDFQGGDLFFTEPNALTVTARVRPRCGRLVAFSSGGENPHGVWAVTRGRRCALALWHTWAPEHREQEWTEAKELLQEPEEEEEEEEEEGEEEETPSRDGSPEPPSRRLQRVQDKTGKLPRVREEL, from the exons ATGCTCCGGTTCctgcggttgctgctgctgctgctgttgcctccCCCGGGGTCCCCCGAGCCCCTCGGCCTGGCCCCGCTGTCCCCTGGGGGGCCCCCTCAGGCCCCGGACTTGCTCTACGCGGACGGGCTGCGCGCCTACGCCGAAGGGGCTTGGGCGCAGGCCGTGGCACTGCTGCGGGAGGCGCTGCGGAGCCAGGCGGCGCTGGGCCGCGCGCGGCGGGACTGCGGTACAAGCTGCGCGGCCGAGCCGGGCGCCGCGCTGCCCGCTGCGCCAGGGCCGGACGCCCCGCAGGGCTCCTGGGAGCCACAGCTGCTCCGCGCCGCGCTCCGCCGAGCCGAATGCCTGACCCAGTGCGCGGCGCGGAGGCTGGGCCcggggggcgcggcgcggctccGCGTGGGGAGCGCGCTGCGGGACGCCTTCCGCCGCCGGGAGCCCTACAACTACCTGCAGAGGGCCTACTACCAG ttGAAGAAGCTAGACCTGGCAGCTGCAGCCGCACACACCTTCTTTGTGGCCAACCCCACACACCTGCAGATGCGGGAGGACATGGCCAAGTATAGAAGGATGTCTGCGATTCGACCTCAAAGCTTCCGAGACCTGGAGACGCCCCCACACTGG TCTGCCTATGACAGCGGCCTGGAGCTCCTGGGACGTCAGGAGGCcgagctggccctgccccagctcgAGGAAGCCCTGCAAGCAAGCCTGGCCCAGATGGAGAGCTGCCGGGCTGGCTGCCAGGGAgctgaggagcagcaggaggccgaagaagaggaagaggaaggctcTGGGGACCAGGGAGGCCTCTATGAGGCCATCGCAG GACACTGGATCCGCGTCCTGCAGTGCCGGCAGCGCtgtgtgggggacacagccacacgTCCTGGTCGCACCTTCCCGGTCCCCGACTTCCTTCCCAGCCAGCTAAGGCGGCTGCATGAGGCCTATGCCCAGG TGGGGAATCTGTCCCAGGCCGTGGAAAACGTCCTGAGTGTCCTGCTCTTCTACCCAGAGGATGAGGTTGCCAAGAAAGCTCTGTCCCAGtaccaggcagagctgggagagccaAGACCGGGACTGGGCCCCAGAGAG GACATCCAGCGCTTCGTTCTGCGGTCCCTGGGCGAGAAGAGGCAGCTCTACTATGccatggagcacctgggacacaccTTCAAGGACCCC GATGCCTGGACCCCAGAGGCTTTCGTCCCTGAGGCCCTACGAGCCAAGATGAG AGAGGATCAGGAGAAGAGGACCTGGGATCATGAGCCCCCTCAGCCGAAGCCCATGACCTACTGGAAGG ATGTCCTCCTGCTGGAGGGGGTGACCCTGACGCAGGACGCCAGGCAGCTGAATGGCTCGGAGCGGGCCGTGCTGGATGGGCTGCTCACGCCGGCAGAGTGCGGGGTGCTGCTACAGCTGGCCAAG gatgcagctggggctggagccaggtcTGGCTATGGAGGTCGACGCTCACCCCACACACCCCATGAGCGTTTTGAGGGGCTCACGGTGCTCAAGGCTGCACAG CTGGCCCGCGCGGGGACTGTGGACAGCCAGGGCCCCAAGTTGCTCCTGGAGGTGAGCGAGCGCGTGCGCACCCTGACGCAGGCTTACTTTTCTCCCGAGCGACCCCTGCATCTTTCCTTCACGCACCTGGTATGTCGGAGCGCCATAGAAG GCGAGCAGGAACAGCGCATGGACCTGAGTCACCCAGTACACGCAGACAACTGCTTCCTGGACCCCGATACCGGGGAGTGCTGGCGGGAGCCCCCTGCCTACACCTTTCGAGACTACAG tgGCGTGCTGTACCTCAACGATGACTTCCAGGGGGGTGACCTGTTTTTTACGGAGCCCAACGCCCTCACTGTCACG GCTCGGGTGCGTCCTCGCTGTGGCCGCCTTGTGGCTTTCAGCTCTGGAGGTGAGAATCCCCATGGCGTGTGGGCCGTGACGCGGGGCCGGCGCTGTGCCCTTGCCCTGTGGCACACATGGGCACCAGAGCACAGGGAGCAG GAATGGACAGAAGCCAAAGAGCTACTGCAAGAgccagaggaggaagaagaggaggaggaagaggagggggaggaggaagaaacgCCCAGCAGAGATGGTTCTCCAGAACCCCCAAGCCGCAGGCTTCAGCGAGTCCAAGACAAGACCGGGAAGCTGCCTCGGGTGCGGGAGGAGCTGTGA
- the GNB3 gene encoding guanine nucleotide-binding protein G(I)/G(S)/G(T) subunit beta-3, translated as MGEMEQLRQEAEQLKKQIADARKACADITLAELVSGLEVVGRVQMRTRRTLRGHLAKIYAMHWATDSKLLVSASQDGKLIVWDTYTTNKVHAIPLRSSWVMTCAYAPSGNFVACGGLDNMCSIYSLKSREGNVKVSRELSAHTGYLSCCRFLDDNNIVTSSGDTTCALWDIETGQQKTVFVGHTGDCMSLAVSPDFKLFISGACDASAKLWDVREGTCRQTFTGHESDINAICFFPNGEAICTGSDDASCRLFDLRADQELTSYSHESIICGITSVAFSLSGRLLFAGYDDFNCNVWDSMKCERVGILSGHDNRVSCLGVTADGMAVATGSWDSFLKIWN; from the exons ATGGGGGagatggaacagctgagacaggaagcagaacagctcaAGAAGCAGATTGCT GATGCTAGGAAAGCCTGTGCTGACATTACCTTGGCAGAG ctggtgtctggcCTGGAGGTGGTGGGACGAGTCCAGATGCGGACACGACGCACACTGAGGGGCCACCTGGCAAAGATCTACGCCATGCACTGGGCCACGGACTCAAA GCTGCTGGTAAGTGCCTCGCAGGACGGGAAGCTGATCGTGTGGGATACTTACACCACCAACAAG GTGCACGCCATCCCGCTGCGTTCCTCCTGGGTCATGACCTGTGCCTATGCCCCGTCCGGGAACTTCGTGGCCTGTGGAGGGCTGGACAACATGTGCTCCATCTATAGCCTCAAATCCCGGGAGGGCAATGTCAAGGTCAGCCGTGAGCTCTCTGCTCACACAG GTTATCTCTCCTGCTGCCGCTTCTTGGATGACAACAACATCGTGACCAGCTCAGGGGACACCACGTG TGCCTTGTGGGATATAGAGACCGGGCAACAGAAAACTGTGTTTGTGGGCCACACGGGAGACTGTATGAGTCTGGCAGTGTCTCCCGACTTCAAACTCTTCATTTCGGGGGCCTGCGACGCCAGCGCCAAGCTCTGGGACGTGCGGGAGGGGACCTGCCGCCAGACTTTCACTGGTCATGAGTCCGACATCAATGCCATTTGC TTCTTCCCCAATGGAGAAGCCATCTGCACTGGCTCGGATGACGCCTCCTGTCGCCTGTTTGACTTGCGGGCAGACCAGGAGCTGACCTCCTACTCGCATGAGAGCATCATCTGCGGCATCACGTCCGTAGCCTTCTCCCTCAGCGGCCGCCTGCTCTTTGCTGGCTACGACGACTTCAACTGCAATGTTTGGGACTCCATGAAGTGTGAGCGTGTGG gcATCCTCTCTGGCCACGACAACAGGGTCAGCTGTCTGGGAGTCACAGCCGACGGGATGGCTGTGGCCACCGGCTCCTGGGACAGCTTCCTCAAAATCTGGAACTGA
- the CDCA3 gene encoding cell division cycle-associated protein 3, with protein sequence MGSAKSVPVTPARPPPHNKHLARVADPRSPSAGIQRTPIQVESSPQPSLPAREQLGSTTQAQDSDPRSPTLGISRTPMKTSSGDLPDLLVKQLSDVFDNEASGATLCPGPAVALEAPSVDTDSPPGPQSCLEDQRWTEFHAPQGLPMEEARPPREPAGASRSSDKLSRDPETPRPSAADCYDSKLNRRKPSGKVLGRSPLTILQDDNSPGTLTPRQGKRPSPLTENVQELKEGTLLGNGRLLKTRGHAWEQGQEHDKENQHFPLVENQAL encoded by the exons ATGGGCTCAGCCAAGAGTGTCCCGGTCACCCCAGCGCGGCCTCCGCCACACAACAAGCACCTGGCGCGAGTGGCTGACCCCCGTTCACCCAGCGCCGGCATCCAGCGCACTCCCATCCAG GTAGAGAGTTCTCCCCAGCCTAGCCTGCCCGCAAGAGAACAGCTGGGGAGCACCACACAGGCCCAGGATTCAGATCCCCGCTCGCCCACGCTTGGCATCTCGCGTACCCCCATGAAGACCAGTAGTGGAG ACCTTCCAGACCTCCTGGTCAAACAGCTGAGTGACGTGTTTGACAACGAAGCCTCTGGAGCCACCCTGTGCCCGGGGCCCGCTGTAGCCCTGGAGGCACCCTCAGTGGACACGGACTCACCGCCTGGTCCCCAGTCATGCCTCGAGGATCAGAGGTGGACTGAGTTCCATGCCCCACAGGGGCTCCCCATGGAGGAAGCGAGACCACCCAGAGAGCCCGCCGGGGCCAGCAGGAGCTCAGATAAGCTCTCGAGAGACCCTGAGACACCACGGCCTTCAGCGGCAGACTGTTATG ATTCCAAGCTCAACAGAAGGAAACCGAGTGGCAAGGTGCTAGGGAGGTCCCCCCTCACCATCCTGCAAGATGACAACTCCCCGGGCACGCTGACACCCCGGCAG GGGAAGCGGCCTTCCCCCCTCACTGAGAATGTTCAAGAATTGAAGGAAGGAACCCTGCTTGGAAACGGACGGCTTCTGAAAACCAGGGGGCACGCGTGGGAGCAAGGCCAGGAGCATGACAAGGAAAACCAGCACTTTCCGTTGGTAGAGAACCAGGCCCTGTGA